One segment of Radiobacillus kanasensis DNA contains the following:
- the leuS gene encoding leucine--tRNA ligase, which produces MSFNHHKIEKKWRDFWLDNKTFKTNTDTNKEKFYILDMFPYPSGAGLHVGHPEGYTATDIVARMKRMQGYEVLHPMGWDAFGLPAEQYALDTGNDPAEFTKKNINTFRRQIQELGFSYDWDREINTTDPNYYKWTQWIFLKLYEKGLAYIDEVPVNWCPALGTVLANEEVIDGKSERGGHPVERRPMKQWMLKITAYADRLLEDLEDLDWPESIKDMQRNWIGRSEGAEVHFGIDGMDESFTVFTTRPDTLFGATYAVLAPEHSLVEKIVSEEQREKVNEYVKQVNVKSDLERTDLAKEKSGVFTGAYAVNPINGEKLPIWVADYVLMSYGSGAIMAVPAHDERDYEFAVKFELPIKAVVDGGNVEEEAYTGEGPHINSDFLNGLGKEEAIIKAIGWLEEHNKGEKKVSYRLRDWLFSRQRYWGEPIPVIHWEDGTSTAVPEEQLPLTLPKTTEIKPSGTGESPLANIEDWVNVTDPETGMKGRRETNTMPQWAGSCWYFLRFIDPNNSEQLADPDKLKKWLPIDTYIGGAEHAVLHLLYARFWHKFLYDIGVVPTKEPFQKLFNQGMILGENNEKMSKSKGNVVNPDEIVDTHGADTLRLYEMFMGPLDAAVAWSTNGLDGARRFLDRIWRLFVTDEGKLTDKIVEQQGTDSLEKVYHETVKKVTENFEDLRFNTGISQMMVFINEAYKVEEISREYAEGFVKLLSPVAPHVAEEIWQKLGYSESISYASWPAYDEAKLVEDEVEIVIQVMGKVRAKVMVAKDASKEELEKQALENESVQDWLDGKTVRKVIAVPGKLVNIVAN; this is translated from the coding sequence ATGTCATTTAACCATCATAAAATTGAAAAAAAGTGGCGAGATTTTTGGCTGGATAACAAAACGTTTAAAACGAACACGGATACGAATAAAGAAAAGTTCTATATTCTAGATATGTTTCCATATCCATCTGGTGCTGGCCTGCACGTAGGTCATCCCGAAGGCTACACAGCTACAGATATTGTAGCGAGAATGAAACGAATGCAAGGGTATGAAGTTTTACATCCAATGGGTTGGGACGCTTTTGGACTGCCTGCGGAACAATATGCATTGGATACAGGGAATGACCCTGCGGAATTTACGAAGAAGAATATTAATACGTTTAGAAGACAAATCCAAGAATTAGGCTTTTCTTATGATTGGGATCGTGAAATTAATACGACGGATCCGAATTATTATAAATGGACACAATGGATCTTTCTAAAACTTTATGAAAAAGGATTAGCATACATCGATGAAGTGCCGGTAAACTGGTGTCCAGCACTTGGTACTGTGCTTGCTAACGAAGAAGTTATTGATGGGAAAAGTGAGCGTGGCGGGCATCCGGTAGAGCGCAGACCAATGAAGCAATGGATGCTTAAGATCACTGCATATGCGGATCGTTTGCTGGAAGACCTAGAAGATTTAGATTGGCCAGAAAGCATTAAGGACATGCAACGAAACTGGATTGGTCGTTCGGAAGGTGCGGAGGTTCATTTCGGAATTGATGGAATGGACGAATCGTTTACTGTATTTACGACTAGACCGGATACTTTATTTGGAGCAACTTATGCCGTTCTTGCCCCTGAACATTCACTAGTAGAAAAAATTGTTTCTGAAGAACAGCGTGAAAAAGTGAATGAGTATGTCAAACAAGTAAATGTGAAGAGTGATTTAGAACGAACTGATTTGGCCAAAGAAAAATCCGGTGTGTTTACAGGGGCTTATGCCGTAAATCCGATTAATGGGGAAAAACTTCCTATATGGGTTGCGGACTATGTCTTGATGAGTTACGGTTCTGGAGCGATCATGGCTGTGCCAGCGCACGACGAAAGAGACTATGAATTCGCTGTTAAATTTGAACTTCCTATAAAAGCTGTTGTAGATGGTGGCAATGTGGAAGAAGAAGCTTACACAGGTGAAGGCCCGCACATTAATTCGGATTTTCTAAATGGATTAGGAAAAGAAGAAGCTATTATTAAAGCAATCGGATGGCTAGAAGAACATAATAAAGGGGAGAAGAAGGTAAGTTATCGTCTTCGCGACTGGCTATTTAGTCGTCAGCGGTATTGGGGGGAACCTATTCCGGTCATTCACTGGGAAGATGGTACTTCTACAGCTGTTCCAGAAGAACAGCTTCCATTGACATTACCAAAGACGACCGAAATCAAACCTTCTGGCACTGGGGAGTCTCCGTTAGCCAATATTGAGGATTGGGTAAACGTTACAGATCCTGAAACAGGTATGAAAGGTCGAAGAGAGACCAACACGATGCCACAGTGGGCGGGGAGTTGCTGGTATTTCCTTCGCTTTATCGATCCGAATAATTCCGAACAGCTAGCAGATCCAGATAAATTGAAAAAGTGGCTTCCAATTGACACGTATATTGGAGGAGCTGAACATGCTGTTCTTCACCTTCTTTATGCTCGATTCTGGCATAAATTCTTATATGATATCGGAGTTGTTCCAACGAAGGAACCATTCCAAAAGCTTTTTAACCAAGGTATGATCTTGGGAGAGAATAACGAGAAAATGAGTAAATCAAAAGGAAATGTCGTCAACCCTGATGAAATTGTTGATACTCATGGTGCGGATACGTTAAGGCTATACGAAATGTTCATGGGACCGCTTGATGCAGCGGTGGCATGGTCAACGAATGGGCTTGATGGTGCCAGAAGGTTCTTGGATCGTATTTGGAGGCTTTTCGTTACGGATGAAGGGAAACTGACAGATAAAATCGTGGAACAGCAAGGCACGGATTCCTTAGAAAAGGTTTATCATGAAACCGTCAAAAAAGTGACGGAGAACTTTGAAGATCTACGATTCAATACTGGTATTTCTCAAATGATGGTATTTATCAATGAAGCTTATAAGGTAGAAGAAATATCTAGAGAATATGCCGAAGGATTTGTAAAGCTTCTTTCTCCTGTTGCCCCGCACGTAGCAGAAGAGATCTGGCAAAAGCTTGGATATAGTGAGTCTATTTCCTACGCATCCTGGCCAGCTTATGATGAAGCAAAACTTGTAGAAGATGAAGTCGAAATTGTGATTCAAGTGATGGGGAAAGTTCGAGCAAAAGTAATGGTTGCAAAAGATGCTTCAAAAGAAGAATTAGAGAAGCAGGCGCTAGAGAATGAATCGGTACAAGATTGGCTAGATGGAAAAACTGTTCGTAAAGTAATTGCAGTACCAGGTAAGCTTGTCAATATTGTAGCGAACTAA
- a CDS encoding methyl-accepting chemotaxis protein, with protein MNIKKKLLINSLGILLISSLIVAFIIYNMLNIQSSSQDEVTTLIDVQKLDSDLNSLKQSLSNFSFSGTDALKEEAKQNIEQSTALLEKLEKSSKGKSSYEYIERAAIKFEELTKATENALNQKNLAEAKRQSIRIDGILNDTYKFNMASEALYEKALDDLDGRIQYVILSAVISTVVLIAIASVFSLKITNSISGSLRKLSENAHQIANGNLQVEPIRYKAKDELGALNDAFTQMVEQLSGLISSVKTVSKEVEQFAVGLEKDNVYLTDVSNQIAVSTDELSSGTQSISEDLQDAVSLIQDMDSEFTKNVDFAKQSVEHGTSVMEAIQTGQEAIEVQRSLIEDNSNTTKQIEQATQTFVGYTKQIEEMAKSVSDIAAQTNLLALNAAIEAARAGEAGKGFAVVAEEVRKLAEESSKATSYIFEMVTSIESGIAEISNSVSQGVAIAEKEQESMGTTTTAFQNIKQKVEDITSKLLELSTGVDHSKDLGEKVLTNVESISAVVEETAAGNEEISASTEEQLKAFKHMVEKVTEMREMTDRLNEEVGKFNL; from the coding sequence ATGAATATAAAGAAAAAACTTCTGATTAATTCTTTAGGAATTTTACTTATATCAAGTCTTATTGTCGCATTTATTATTTATAATATGCTGAACATTCAATCCTCGAGTCAGGATGAAGTAACCACATTAATCGACGTGCAGAAATTAGACTCTGACTTGAACAGTTTAAAACAGAGTTTAAGTAATTTTTCTTTTTCTGGAACGGATGCTCTTAAAGAAGAGGCGAAACAAAATATCGAGCAAAGTACCGCTTTGCTGGAGAAATTAGAAAAGTCCTCAAAAGGGAAGAGTAGTTATGAGTATATCGAGAGGGCTGCTATTAAGTTTGAAGAATTAACAAAAGCAACGGAAAATGCTTTAAATCAGAAAAACTTAGCAGAAGCAAAAAGACAATCGATTCGTATCGATGGAATTCTTAATGATACGTATAAATTTAATATGGCTTCGGAAGCGTTATATGAAAAAGCGTTAGATGATCTGGATGGAAGAATTCAATACGTCATTCTCTCCGCTGTTATTAGTACGGTTGTGTTGATTGCTATTGCTTCTGTTTTCTCTCTAAAAATCACCAATTCTATCAGTGGTTCTTTACGAAAACTATCGGAAAATGCACATCAGATTGCAAATGGAAATCTCCAAGTGGAACCAATTCGTTATAAAGCGAAAGATGAACTTGGAGCATTAAATGACGCATTTACTCAAATGGTAGAACAACTTAGCGGCTTAATCTCTTCTGTGAAAACAGTGAGTAAGGAAGTGGAGCAGTTTGCAGTTGGCTTAGAGAAGGATAATGTTTATCTAACAGATGTGAGTAATCAAATTGCCGTATCAACAGATGAATTGTCTTCTGGTACACAATCTATCTCTGAGGACTTACAAGATGCTGTTTCCTTGATTCAGGATATGGATTCAGAATTCACGAAAAACGTAGATTTTGCCAAACAATCTGTGGAGCATGGTACCAGCGTCATGGAAGCTATTCAAACTGGCCAAGAAGCAATTGAAGTGCAACGTAGTTTAATCGAAGATAATTCCAATACAACGAAACAGATTGAACAAGCGACTCAAACGTTTGTAGGCTACACGAAACAAATTGAAGAAATGGCAAAGTCGGTTTCGGACATTGCGGCCCAAACGAATTTGTTAGCATTAAATGCTGCGATTGAAGCAGCAAGAGCTGGCGAAGCAGGAAAAGGATTTGCAGTAGTTGCCGAGGAAGTTCGAAAGCTCGCAGAAGAATCCTCCAAAGCTACGAGTTACATTTTTGAAATGGTTACCTCTATAGAATCCGGAATCGCAGAAATATCGAATTCCGTATCACAAGGGGTTGCTATCGCCGAAAAAGAACAGGAGTCCATGGGAACAACGACTACGGCTTTCCAAAATATTAAACAAAAAGTAGAAGATATCACCTCTAAGCTGCTTGAACTATCTACGGGCGTTGACCATTCTAAGGATTTAGGTGAAAAAGTTCTAACGAATGTTGAAAGTATAAGTGCTGTGGTAGAAGAAACGGCTGCTGGTAATGAGGAAATTTCAGCTTCGACAGAAGAACAGTTGAAAGCGTTCAAACATATGGTAGAGAAAGTGACGGAAATGAGAGAAATGACGGACCGATTAAATGAAGAAGTAGGTAAGTTTAATCTGTAG
- a CDS encoding BMP family lipoprotein has product MFNKRTVCILMITFILVLTGCANEQAESKMDDKVKIGVMLSDVGLGDQSFSDSAFQGLIKARNELNIVFDYRELSETETYEKGLEELVKNDNDVIIGLGYMVQEDLEKVAKKYPKKQFVIIDSVSELKNVTSITFKSDQGSYLAGVVAALTSKSNTIGFIGGEDVPLINAFADGFTEGAKSINPSINVLVEYAGTYGDDKLGGSIAQDMIAKKADVLFAAAGFTGVGVLKQAQTQGIYAIGVDSDQYFYAEKAVITSVLKKIDVAVFQLASDLVKDGKVPDGHIEFGIQDEGVGLAPLRVVQYSEEQLEQIEKASQQFAD; this is encoded by the coding sequence ATGTTCAACAAGAGAACGGTTTGCATCCTGATGATTACATTTATACTTGTCTTAACAGGTTGTGCAAATGAACAAGCAGAAAGCAAGATGGATGACAAAGTAAAAATAGGTGTTATGTTGTCAGATGTAGGTCTAGGTGATCAATCCTTTAGTGACTCCGCTTTTCAAGGTCTTATCAAAGCTCGTAACGAACTTAATATAGTGTTCGACTATCGAGAACTAAGTGAAACAGAGACCTATGAAAAGGGATTAGAGGAACTCGTTAAAAATGACAATGATGTGATTATTGGTCTCGGATATATGGTTCAAGAGGATTTAGAAAAAGTAGCAAAGAAATATCCGAAAAAACAATTTGTCATTATAGATTCCGTTTCGGAACTGAAAAATGTAACCTCCATCACGTTCAAATCCGATCAAGGGAGTTATCTTGCGGGAGTAGTAGCTGCGTTAACCTCGAAATCTAACACGATCGGGTTTATAGGTGGAGAAGATGTGCCTCTCATTAACGCTTTTGCAGATGGATTTACAGAAGGTGCTAAATCCATCAATCCTTCGATTAACGTTTTAGTCGAGTACGCTGGTACATACGGCGATGACAAGCTCGGCGGTTCTATAGCTCAAGATATGATTGCTAAAAAGGCAGATGTATTGTTTGCGGCTGCAGGTTTTACAGGTGTAGGTGTACTTAAGCAAGCACAGACACAAGGGATATATGCAATTGGAGTAGATTCTGATCAATATTTTTATGCGGAAAAGGCGGTCATTACTTCTGTTTTAAAGAAAATTGATGTCGCGGTTTTCCAACTGGCCTCGGATCTAGTAAAAGACGGAAAGGTTCCTGATGGTCATATCGAATTCGGAATCCAAGATGAAGGGGTCGGTCTAGCGCCATTACGCGTTGTCCAATATTCGGAGGAACAATTAGAACAAATTGAAAAAGCTAGTCAGCAATTTGCAGACTAA
- a CDS encoding DUF2524 family protein — protein MIVANRESIDQLISKANQCIDQAEKELDITNRNGFHIDESYTEAQRNLGEIEQEIQNMMNSASHEQRDRLHRIHLRVSQYMNDMILDRVDTTHFTD, from the coding sequence ATGATTGTGGCAAATAGAGAATCCATTGATCAACTTATTTCAAAAGCCAACCAATGTATAGATCAAGCTGAAAAAGAATTAGACATTACCAACCGAAACGGCTTCCACATAGACGAGTCCTATACGGAGGCACAACGAAACTTAGGCGAAATAGAGCAGGAGATCCAAAACATGATGAATAGTGCTAGCCACGAGCAACGCGATCGACTCCACCGTATTCATCTCCGTGTCAGTCAATATATGAATGACATGATTTTGGATCGTGTGGATACGACACATTTTACGGATTAA
- a CDS encoding class I SAM-dependent methyltransferase — protein sequence MLMKILPFAHRLLKESVHEGDVVVDATCGKGNDTLFLSQLVQKKGHVFAFDIQEAAIHQTRRLLQQHEVDHATLILDSHAQINHHLPGNTLLGGAIFNLGYLPGSDKQQITKPESTIQAMEKILERLRVHALLVIVVYSGHPGGKEEKEVVLSFVTALDQKQFAVLQYGFINQQNNPPFVLAIEKLK from the coding sequence ATGCTAATGAAAATCCTTCCATTTGCCCACCGTCTCTTGAAGGAATCTGTCCATGAGGGAGACGTCGTCGTAGATGCGACTTGCGGAAAAGGAAACGACACCTTGTTTTTAAGTCAACTCGTACAAAAAAAGGGACATGTATTTGCTTTTGATATTCAAGAGGCTGCCATTCACCAAACACGTAGATTGCTTCAGCAGCATGAAGTAGATCACGCCACTTTAATCCTAGATAGCCATGCACAAATCAATCACCATTTACCAGGTAATACGTTGCTCGGAGGAGCCATTTTTAATTTAGGTTATCTTCCTGGTAGTGATAAACAGCAGATTACAAAGCCAGAAAGTACGATTCAAGCAATGGAGAAAATCCTAGAAAGACTTCGAGTTCATGCTCTTCTTGTCATCGTCGTGTACTCAGGTCATCCAGGTGGAAAAGAAGAAAAAGAGGTGGTTCTCAGCTTCGTGACCGCTCTCGATCAAAAGCAATTCGCTGTATTACAGTATGGGTTTATTAACCAACAAAATAATCCTCCATTCGTCCTTGCGATAGAGAAACTAAAATGA
- a CDS encoding tetraprenyl-beta-curcumene synthase family protein, translating to MSYSVPKSSFKLMKMVFQDIFPVVDKELQYWNERAQKIPNKELSHQAQASIASKRFHCQGGAVFSMLAGPKWKEAITFIVAYQTISDYLDNLCDRSTSLDPDDFTLLHQSMADALSPANEIQNYYALRKEQKDDGYLRDLVKTCQKSLAEIPGLSVIQPYLLELETLYGDLQVHKHVRIEERVSRLEEWFRQEKDKHPGLSWYEFSACSGSTLGIFCLVSYAMGGQITASLAKEVYESYFPYMQGLHILLDYYIDQQEDEQEGDLNFCSYYESLENMEQRFLHFIVETNKHVQSLPNKRFHEMVHTGLVGLYLADPKVKKLASGKQMTKRLLRASGLRSSFFHYNVKMYNRLKMRSM from the coding sequence TTGAGCTATTCAGTTCCGAAATCATCCTTTAAACTAATGAAAATGGTTTTTCAAGATATTTTTCCAGTTGTAGACAAAGAGCTTCAATATTGGAACGAACGAGCACAAAAAATCCCTAATAAAGAACTAAGTCATCAAGCACAGGCGAGTATTGCATCGAAACGATTTCACTGTCAAGGTGGGGCTGTTTTCAGTATGCTTGCAGGTCCGAAATGGAAAGAAGCGATTACGTTTATCGTAGCCTATCAAACCATTAGTGATTACTTAGATAATTTGTGTGATCGGAGTACATCATTAGATCCAGATGACTTCACCCTTCTGCATCAATCGATGGCAGATGCCTTATCACCTGCTAATGAAATTCAGAATTATTATGCTTTACGGAAGGAACAAAAGGATGATGGATATCTAAGGGATTTAGTGAAGACATGTCAAAAAAGCTTAGCCGAAATTCCAGGTTTATCTGTGATTCAACCTTACTTGTTGGAATTGGAAACGTTATATGGTGACTTGCAAGTACATAAACACGTCCGAATAGAAGAAAGGGTATCGCGATTAGAGGAGTGGTTTCGCCAAGAAAAGGACAAGCACCCTGGGTTGAGCTGGTATGAATTTTCGGCATGTAGTGGATCCACGTTAGGAATCTTTTGTCTTGTTTCCTATGCCATGGGAGGACAGATAACGGCTTCCCTTGCAAAAGAGGTTTATGAAAGCTATTTTCCGTATATGCAAGGCCTTCATATATTATTGGATTATTATATCGATCAGCAAGAAGATGAACAGGAAGGCGATTTAAATTTTTGTAGTTATTACGAAAGCTTAGAAAATATGGAACAACGCTTTTTACACTTTATAGTAGAAACGAATAAGCACGTCCAGAGTTTGCCGAATAAACGATTTCATGAAATGGTGCACACAGGATTGGTAGGTCTGTATTTAGCTGATCCAAAAGTCAAAAAGCTTGCCAGTGGGAAGCAAATGACGAAGCGATTGCTAAGAGCAAGTGGGCTTCGGTCTTCTTTTTTTCACTATAACGTCAAAATGTATAACCGGTTGAAAATGCGTTCAATGTAA
- a CDS encoding gamma carbonic anhydrase, producing the protein MIYEYKGKKPELHETAYVSEDVVLTGDITVEEEASIWFKTVIRGDVAPVHIGKRSNVQDLSLIHQSPVMPVIIEDDVVIGHQVTLHSAVIRKGALVGMGTIVLDGAEVGEQAFIGAGSLIPPGKKIPPRTLALGSPAKVVRDLTEEDLEEMERIKESYVEKAKYYKSLQK; encoded by the coding sequence ATGATATACGAATATAAAGGAAAAAAACCTGAGCTCCATGAAACAGCCTATGTCTCAGAGGACGTTGTTTTAACTGGAGATATTACGGTGGAAGAGGAAGCTAGCATCTGGTTTAAAACCGTTATTAGAGGAGACGTGGCACCAGTACATATTGGAAAACGTTCCAACGTACAAGACTTAAGTTTGATTCACCAATCACCAGTCATGCCAGTCATCATTGAAGACGATGTTGTCATTGGTCACCAAGTTACCCTTCATTCTGCTGTTATCCGAAAAGGGGCTCTAGTAGGGATGGGGACAATCGTTTTAGATGGTGCTGAAGTAGGTGAACAAGCTTTCATTGGTGCTGGTAGTTTAATCCCTCCTGGGAAGAAAATTCCACCTCGCACACTCGCTCTTGGTAGTCCCGCAAAGGTCGTTCGTGACTTAACGGAAGAGGATTTGGAAGAAATGGAGAGAATTAAAGAGTCTTACGTAGAAAAAGCAAAGTATTACAAATCTCTCCAGAAATAA